The sequence CGATACGCCTGAGCTACGATTTCCAGTTCATCGGCCAGTGCCGCCGCCGTCACGCCCGCCAAACTCGTGACCAGCACCACATCGGCTTCGAGATTGCGTGCCAGATCGGCGTTCAGCGACCCCGCGTAGCCGTTGCGGTCCCCCAGCGCCAGCCCCTCCACCACCAGCACCTCGGCCTGTGGGCTGCCTGCGGGCTGCGCCGCCTGCCGCGAGAGCGCGATCACGTCTTCCATCAGCTGTTCGAGCTGCCCGCGCGAAAGCTGCTCCTCGGCGCTGTCCAGCGGTACCGGGTCGGGAATGGAGGCGTGCAGCAGCGTGCGGGCGAAATGCACGCTGTCATCTGTGCCGGTTTCGTGCGTCTGGGCAATCGGCTTGAAGAAGGCCACGCGCACGCCCCGGCGTTCCAGCGCACGTGCCAGACCCAGCGCCGTGCTCGTCAGACCGACGGCGTTGCGGGTGGGAGCGACGAACAGCGTTTTCATACGGTCTCCAGGACGCGGGCAGTTTCGCGGGCGATCATCAGTTCTTCGTTGGTGGGCACGACCAGAGCGGGCGGGCTGTCCGGGGTGGAAATGCGGCCAGCCGCGCCGCGCACCGCTGCCGTGTTCGCTTCCGGATCGACGCGCAGTCCCAGCACACCCAGCAGCGCCAGCGTCTTTTCGCGCACCGACGCACTGTTTTCTCCGATGCCCCCGGTAAAGATCAGGGCATCGAGCCGCGTCAGGGGAACCGTCATGGCTGCGATGGTCTTGGCAAGACGGTACACGAAGACCTCGACCGCCAGCCGCGCTCCGGCATGTCCGGTGGCGGCGGCAGCTTCCAGTTCGCGCATATCGCTGCCCAGACCGGACAGCCCCAGCAGCCCGCTTTTGCTGTTCAGGGCCGCCGTCACCTCATCCAGCGTCAGACCCGCTTCCCGCGCCAGATAGGCATGCAGATTGGGATCGACATCGCCGCTGCGGGTGCCCATCACCAGCCCTTCCAGCGGCGTCAGGCCCATGCTGGTATCCACGCTCTCACCGAATCGGATCGAGGCCACGCTACAGCCATTGCCCAGGTGCGCCGTCACCAGTTGCAGGGCGTTCAGGTCCTGCCCCAGCATCCGGGCCGCCTCGCCCGCCACATACGCGTGGCTGGTGCCGTGAAATCCGTAGCGGCGCACGTCATGCTGCGAGTACCACTCGTCCGGCACGGCGTAGCGGTACGCACGCGGCGGCATCGTCTGATGAAAGGCGGTGTCGAAGACCGCGACATGGGCCGCCTCGGGAAAGGCCGCCTGTGCCGCCGCGATGCCCGCCAGATTGGCCGGATTGTGCAGCGGGGCCAGCGGCACGCACGCACGAATGGCCTCCAGCACCTCCGGGGTGATCCGTGCCGGGGCGCTGAAATGACTGCCGCCATGCACGACCCTGTGGCCGACTGCCGCGATCTCGGCCCCGGTGATGTCCTGCGCCGCCAGTTCGGACAACAGCACCCCGAAAGCTGCAGCGTAGTCGCCATTGGGCAGCGGCACCTCAAGCTTGTCTGCGCCGCGCAGCAGCACCATCCGCGCTTCCGGCGACCCCAGCCGCTCGGCCAGCCCGCTCAGGCGCACGGTTCCGTCTTCTGGATCGAGCAGTGCATATTTGACGCTGCTCGATCCGCAGTTCAGCACGAGTGTCCACATGCCCGCATTCTGACGTGAAACGTGTCGGCCCGTGAGGACGAAGTGCCCGGTGCCTGCTTCCCAGCACTGCCCCAGGATTGAAAAATCACTTCATAGAGTGAAAAATAGCAGGACATGACAGCTTACAGGAACAACCGACAACGCAGGAATCCGGCATGACTCAGACCGGCTCGACTGCCAGAAAGCCGGGGCGCAGGAGCAGCGGCGACACGGCGGCGGTTCGGACGCTGGAGCGCGGCCTGCATCTGCTGC is a genomic window of Deinococcus sp. KNUC1210 containing:
- a CDS encoding acetate kinase, yielding MWTLVLNCGSSSVKYALLDPEDGTVRLSGLAERLGSPEARMVLLRGADKLEVPLPNGDYAAAFGVLLSELAAQDITGAEIAAVGHRVVHGGSHFSAPARITPEVLEAIRACVPLAPLHNPANLAGIAAAQAAFPEAAHVAVFDTAFHQTMPPRAYRYAVPDEWYSQHDVRRYGFHGTSHAYVAGEAARMLGQDLNALQLVTAHLGNGCSVASIRFGESVDTSMGLTPLEGLVMGTRSGDVDPNLHAYLAREAGLTLDEVTAALNSKSGLLGLSGLGSDMRELEAAAATGHAGARLAVEVFVYRLAKTIAAMTVPLTRLDALIFTGGIGENSASVREKTLALLGVLGLRVDPEANTAAVRGAAGRISTPDSPPALVVPTNEELMIARETARVLETV